A section of the Leptospira noumeaensis genome encodes:
- a CDS encoding PAS domain S-box protein, with translation MNPITFIAGKRELCELVLESGLHGFLVWDTSVGIVYPSPVACKSMGMTEEQSFPAECILPSSGIRLEAALGSKDSIIGRICFDPSNSAGFPFRMYLKEFTESGKQFILIVLDSSMEFSNNTNPHILQSTELSRDLFSSAFRSSSIGMKIENPHGEVIEVNPTFCQWLGYSAEELKTKSISEITHPEDLKVELSYLEKLNRGSIQSFQIKKRYVTKDGHLIWAVLSKSIIRDHSGNPIYYLSQILDISDSLQAEMELQNLSRLLDQVAGLAKIGGWDLDLKTNKANWTNVSKRIHEVEDDYIPSVSGGISFYHSEESQRKISNAVDLLLKEGKEYDLELEMVTAKGNQTWVRVIGRAEYEDGKIVKIYGTIQDINESKKWETALASQTAILWSFVEHAPAAVAMLDQEMRYVALSQRWIEDYKIPFSKEEVIGKGHYEIFPNIGSEWKKIHSRGLSGEILKRDEDVWRPPGWEKDQVLQWEIRPWKKLGGGIGGILMFTRDITEAYETKLELKYAKEFAEKAYSAKSEFLANMSHEIRTPLNGIIGYSDLLAETLENSSYNEYAQIVKQSAHALLNIVNDILDFSKAEAGKLQLAEESYDLKKIVMEAIKIMNIQAIIKGLDIHFHIDENIPTLLMFDSNRLRQVILNLIGNAIKFTESGLVECNVTRLDLADPKKVSIRISIKDTGIGIAKESQEKIFDSFTQEDFSTTRKFGGTGLGLTICKQLLTLMKSKLQLKSELNQGSEFYFDIQLRIPEFDPILNPMESETKSLEEEMNLRAKTVQSSKILVVEDNPVNLGLMKNFIKRILPEVKILEAQNGEEAISVFQSEPPTLILMDIQMPVMNGYDATKEIRKLESGKTLPIIAVTAGIIAGEKEKCLGIGMNDYISKPVQKENLKQILLKWL, from the coding sequence ATGAATCCAATAACATTTATTGCAGGCAAACGAGAGTTATGTGAATTGGTGCTGGAGTCTGGTTTACATGGGTTTCTAGTTTGGGATACCTCTGTTGGCATTGTGTATCCTAGTCCTGTTGCTTGTAAGTCAATGGGAATGACAGAAGAACAATCGTTTCCTGCGGAATGTATTCTTCCGAGTTCGGGGATTCGTCTGGAAGCGGCACTTGGATCAAAAGATTCTATCATCGGTCGTATTTGTTTTGATCCGAGTAATAGTGCCGGGTTCCCTTTCCGAATGTATCTCAAGGAATTTACGGAATCTGGAAAACAGTTTATACTCATTGTTTTGGATTCCAGTATGGAGTTCTCAAACAATACAAACCCACATATCCTACAATCTACAGAACTTTCCCGGGATTTATTTTCCTCGGCGTTTCGAAGTTCAAGTATCGGAATGAAAATTGAGAATCCTCATGGCGAAGTGATTGAAGTGAATCCTACTTTTTGCCAATGGCTTGGGTATTCTGCAGAAGAATTAAAAACAAAATCTATTTCGGAGATCACTCATCCTGAAGATTTGAAAGTAGAGCTTTCTTATTTAGAAAAACTAAATCGTGGATCTATCCAGAGTTTTCAAATCAAAAAACGTTATGTAACAAAAGATGGTCATTTGATTTGGGCCGTACTCAGTAAGTCCATCATTCGAGACCATTCAGGAAACCCAATTTATTATCTTTCTCAAATTTTAGATATTTCTGACTCACTTCAAGCTGAGATGGAATTACAAAATTTATCGAGGCTTTTGGATCAAGTAGCTGGTTTAGCCAAAATCGGTGGTTGGGATTTGGATTTAAAAACCAATAAGGCAAACTGGACCAATGTATCAAAAAGAATTCATGAAGTAGAAGATGATTATATCCCTAGTGTCAGTGGTGGAATTAGTTTTTATCATTCAGAAGAGAGCCAAAGAAAGATTTCCAATGCCGTTGATTTACTTTTAAAAGAAGGTAAAGAATACGATTTAGAATTGGAAATGGTGACAGCAAAAGGAAACCAAACTTGGGTGCGAGTCATTGGTCGGGCAGAATACGAAGATGGAAAAATCGTAAAAATTTACGGAACCATCCAAGATATCAATGAAAGTAAAAAATGGGAAACAGCTCTTGCCTCACAAACGGCAATTTTATGGTCGTTTGTGGAACATGCACCGGCAGCTGTTGCTATGTTAGACCAAGAGATGCGTTATGTGGCACTCAGTCAACGTTGGATTGAGGATTATAAAATCCCTTTTTCGAAAGAAGAAGTCATAGGAAAAGGTCATTATGAAATTTTCCCTAATATTGGTTCGGAATGGAAAAAGATTCATTCTCGGGGTTTAAGTGGGGAAATATTAAAAAGAGATGAAGACGTTTGGCGGCCACCTGGTTGGGAAAAAGATCAAGTTTTACAATGGGAAATTCGTCCTTGGAAAAAGTTAGGTGGTGGTATTGGTGGAATTCTTATGTTTACTCGTGACATCACAGAAGCCTATGAAACCAAATTAGAATTAAAATATGCCAAAGAATTTGCTGAAAAAGCATACAGTGCGAAGTCAGAATTTTTAGCCAATATGAGTCATGAGATCAGAACTCCATTAAACGGAATCATTGGATACTCGGATTTACTGGCAGAGACGTTGGAGAATTCTTCTTATAATGAATATGCACAAATTGTAAAACAATCAGCACATGCACTTCTTAATATTGTAAATGATATTTTAGACTTTTCCAAAGCAGAAGCAGGTAAACTACAACTTGCAGAAGAATCATACGATCTTAAAAAAATAGTGATGGAAGCCATAAAAATTATGAATATCCAAGCCATCATTAAAGGTTTGGATATTCATTTTCATATCGATGAAAATATTCCAACACTACTGATGTTTGACTCCAATCGTTTGCGTCAGGTAATATTGAATTTGATCGGGAATGCCATCAAGTTTACGGAATCAGGTTTGGTGGAATGTAATGTCACACGTTTGGATTTGGCAGATCCGAAGAAAGTAAGTATAAGAATTTCCATCAAAGATACGGGGATCGGCATTGCAAAAGAAAGCCAAGAAAAAATTTTTGATTCCTTTACTCAGGAAGATTTTTCCACCACACGGAAGTTCGGTGGAACGGGCTTGGGTTTAACCATTTGTAAACAACTTCTAACCCTTATGAAGTCCAAATTGCAATTAAAAAGTGAGTTGAACCAAGGAAGTGAATTTTATTTTGATATCCAACTTAGAATCCCAGAATTTGATCCTATATTGAATCCAATGGAATCTGAAACTAAATCCCTGGAAGAGGAAATGAACCTTCGCGCCAAGACCGTCCAGTCCTCCAAAATTTTAGTTGTAGAAGACAATCCTGTGAACCTCGGACTGATGAAAAATTTCATCAAACGAATTTTACCCGAGGTAAAAATTCTGGAAGCCCAAAATGGAGAAGAGGCCATTTCCGTTTTCCAATCGGAACCACCGACATTGATTCTTATGGACATCCAAATGCCTGTGATGAATGGATATGATGCTACAAAAGAAATTAGAAAACTTGAATCAGGAAAAACTTTACCTATTATTGCTGTGACAGCCGGGATCATTGCTGGAGAAAAAGAAAAATGTTTGGGGATTGGAATGAATGATTATATCAGCAAACCAGTCCAAAAAGAAAATTTAAAACAAATACTTTTGAAATGGTTATAA
- a CDS encoding histidine triad nucleotide-binding protein has translation MENCLFCKIASGEIPSKKEYESENILVFHDITPQAPFHVLIIPKVHIPSMNEIGDLDPEILKEIFQIIPNLAKQNGIAEKGYRLVNNCGNFGGQTVHHIHFHLLGGRHMNWPPG, from the coding sequence ATGGAAAATTGTCTTTTCTGTAAAATTGCCAGTGGAGAAATTCCAAGTAAAAAGGAATACGAATCAGAAAACATTTTAGTGTTTCATGATATCACACCCCAAGCACCCTTCCATGTCCTCATCATTCCCAAAGTTCATATCCCCAGTATGAACGAAATTGGAGATTTGGATCCAGAAATCTTAAAAGAAATCTTTCAAATCATTCCTAATCTGGCCAAACAAAATGGAATTGCAGAAAAGGGATATAGACTCGTCAATAACTGTGGGAATTTTGGCGGACAAACTGTACACCACATCCACTTCCATCTATTAGGTGGTCGTCATATGAACTGGCCACCGGGTTAA
- a CDS encoding ABC transporter ATP-binding protein produces the protein MLLRVHSLTKRFGKDEAVSSVSFDVNQGDYVAIIGPSGSGKTTLLSMLTGMLSPTEGDILYDQIKLSQISKQELAEIRARDLGLVFQFSELVGNLTIKENILLPALFTRKFSNDDYIRKCDYLIEHLKLGDIQNSLPRTLSGGQIQKAAIARSLINDPAILFADEPSGDLDPENSYLVQLLLNEYNKRNHSIILVTHDMKLAFDAQTVYEMKNGKFDQVIKGE, from the coding sequence ATGTTACTCCGAGTACACAGCCTAACCAAACGATTTGGCAAAGATGAAGCAGTCAGTTCCGTAAGTTTCGATGTGAACCAAGGTGACTATGTTGCCATCATTGGACCATCGGGATCTGGCAAAACCACCCTACTTTCTATGTTAACCGGAATGTTATCCCCCACGGAAGGGGACATTTTGTACGACCAAATCAAACTTTCCCAAATTTCCAAACAGGAACTCGCAGAAATTCGTGCCCGTGACCTTGGACTCGTTTTTCAATTTTCCGAACTTGTGGGAAATTTAACCATCAAAGAAAATATACTCCTTCCCGCCTTATTTACACGTAAGTTTTCAAATGATGATTACATTCGTAAATGCGATTATTTGATCGAACATTTAAAGTTAGGTGACATTCAAAATTCCCTTCCTCGCACTTTATCAGGGGGACAAATTCAGAAAGCTGCCATTGCGCGTTCTCTGATCAATGATCCTGCCATTTTATTTGCGGACGAACCGTCCGGAGATTTAGATCCCGAAAATAGTTATTTGGTTCAACTTCTACTCAACGAATACAACAAACGAAACCATTCCATCATTTTAGTCACACATGATATGAAACTGGCTTTCGATGCCCAAACCGTTTATGAAATGAAAAACGGAAAGTTCGACCAGGTCATTAAGGGAGAATGA
- a CDS encoding Tll0287-like domain-containing protein yields MIEVKALVFRIFFLLVFFSFGFGCQSKTPDYESIAITITNEAKTNLIHKLNSKIAEGGTEQAVPFCKLNAIGFTNGLGQKHGVSLRRITNKPRNQSNLLSANEEKIFLEVEKLKTYEGVFPNKSITSDDSVIVYIPIPVMGFCLQCHGNSNEIQKSTKQILNQEYPNDKAIGYKVGELRGLFSVKFPR; encoded by the coding sequence ATGATAGAAGTGAAAGCCCTTGTTTTTAGGATCTTTTTTTTGCTGGTTTTCTTTAGTTTTGGATTTGGTTGCCAATCCAAAACTCCTGACTACGAAAGTATCGCCATAACGATCACGAATGAAGCCAAAACCAATTTGATACATAAACTGAATTCGAAAATTGCTGAGGGTGGGACAGAACAAGCGGTTCCATTTTGTAAACTGAATGCCATTGGATTTACGAATGGATTAGGTCAAAAACATGGAGTCTCTCTTCGCCGTATCACAAATAAACCGCGGAACCAATCAAATTTACTCTCCGCAAATGAGGAAAAAATTTTTTTAGAAGTAGAAAAATTAAAAACTTATGAGGGTGTATTTCCAAACAAATCCATCACGTCGGATGATTCTGTAATAGTTTACATTCCCATTCCTGTGATGGGATTCTGTCTCCAATGCCATGGAAATTCAAATGAGATTCAAAAATCAACGAAACAAATTCTTAACCAAGAATATCCAAACGACAAAGCCATTGGTTACAAAGTTGGGGAACTAAGAGGACTATTTTCGGTGAAGTTTCCTAGATAA
- a CDS encoding ROK family protein — protein MSLGLAIGVDIGGGSIRASLFDQSGKELQSAHSPTPENLNNERFLTILKDTIRPLVPEAKAIGVGSPGPLDNERGVLIASANMKGLENLPIKESLSKEFSLPVWYENDANCAALGEAYFGFYKDSESQLILTLGTGVGGGFVDKGILYSGYLGNGIEIGHTTAVIGGALCGCGVKGCVESYFSTRGFINRYLEKTNIRLHGAEEFFQLIRKKDQVAEEILNFGTLALAHSVRGAIHLLNPEAVVFVGGITKSYDLFGKTLEAEIRSTIFPVLNDRLKIGVGGSLSGTLGAASLVFSKEKV, from the coding sequence ATGAGTTTGGGTTTGGCGATTGGTGTGGATATCGGTGGTGGAAGCATTCGTGCGAGCCTATTCGATCAATCTGGAAAAGAACTCCAATCGGCACATTCCCCCACTCCTGAAAATTTAAACAATGAACGTTTTTTAACCATTCTTAAAGACACCATCCGACCTTTGGTTCCAGAAGCAAAGGCAATTGGAGTTGGATCTCCTGGTCCCTTAGACAATGAACGGGGAGTCTTGATCGCAAGTGCCAATATGAAAGGTCTAGAAAACCTTCCCATCAAAGAATCCTTAAGTAAAGAATTTTCACTTCCCGTCTGGTATGAAAATGATGCCAACTGTGCAGCACTTGGTGAAGCCTATTTTGGTTTTTATAAAGATTCAGAATCCCAACTCATCTTAACTCTAGGAACAGGAGTTGGTGGTGGGTTTGTTGACAAAGGGATTTTGTATTCCGGTTATCTTGGCAATGGTATAGAAATTGGCCATACCACAGCGGTCATTGGTGGTGCCCTTTGCGGGTGCGGGGTCAAAGGTTGTGTCGAAAGTTATTTTTCTACTCGGGGATTTATCAACCGTTATCTGGAAAAAACAAATATCCGATTGCATGGGGCCGAAGAATTTTTCCAACTGATTCGAAAAAAAGACCAAGTGGCGGAAGAAATTTTAAATTTTGGAACCTTGGCTTTAGCCCATTCGGTGCGTGGCGCCATTCATTTATTAAACCCAGAAGCTGTTGTTTTTGTGGGAGGGATTACAAAATCCTATGATTTATTTGGTAAAACCTTAGAGGCGGAAATTCGATCCACAATATTTCCTGTGTTAAATGATAGATTAAAAATCGGCGTCGGGGGAAGTTTATCCGGTACTTTGGGAGCTGCCTCTCTTGTATTTTCGAAGGAGAAAGTTTAA
- a CDS encoding VOC family protein gives MSRPFKVLGIQQVAIGGESKEKLSKFWVDVMGLTKVSDYKSEKENVDEDILSMGNGPFKVEIDLMQPIDPNKSPKVHDPKLNHIGLWIDKLEECVEYLTKQGVRFTPGGIRKGAAGYNVCFIHPKGNEEFPLCSEGVLVELVQAPEDVIKALG, from the coding sequence ATGTCCCGTCCCTTCAAAGTATTAGGAATCCAACAAGTTGCCATTGGTGGTGAGTCGAAAGAAAAGTTATCCAAGTTTTGGGTGGATGTTATGGGACTTACCAAAGTTTCTGATTACAAAAGTGAAAAAGAAAATGTGGATGAGGACATTTTGTCCATGGGGAACGGGCCTTTTAAGGTTGAAATTGACCTTATGCAACCGATTGATCCAAACAAAAGTCCCAAAGTACACGATCCAAAATTAAACCATATTGGTCTATGGATTGATAAATTGGAAGAGTGTGTAGAATATCTCACCAAACAAGGTGTTCGGTTTACCCCTGGGGGGATTCGAAAAGGAGCAGCGGGATATAATGTTTGTTTCATTCACCCAAAAGGAAATGAGGAATTTCCCCTTTGTAGTGAAGGTGTGCTTGTGGAACTAGTCCAAGCACCAGAGGATGTGATTAAAGCTCTAGGTTAA
- the argC gene encoding N-acetyl-gamma-glutamyl-phosphate reductase: MKQTKLAIIGAGGLTGKELTKLLAHHPNFELVHVTSNQVDGKHIREVFPDLSHLPDLKFQKHDAPVPKEAGIVLATPNEVSLEKAPQFLKEGRKVIDLSGTFRLHNKEKFEKAYQFSHSEFGMMDQVVYGLPELFREKLKNAQFVSNPGCYATSAILPVALLGNLRKEIQGPVIVDAKSGVSGAGGRTEEIKFAYTNVYENFRAYKILTHQHEPEMEEYGFVGTEEKEIHFTPHLLPIYRGILATIYLSFPKGISAEQIKEKFQSAAEKEPFVRLYQTPEEIEIRKVQNTNFLDLGFRIKGNTLVIVSALDNLVKGAAGQALQNLNLMYGYPETEGLVTL; encoded by the coding sequence ATGAAACAAACGAAATTGGCAATCATAGGTGCTGGTGGCCTTACGGGAAAAGAACTGACAAAACTTCTCGCCCACCATCCAAATTTTGAACTCGTACATGTCACTTCCAACCAAGTGGATGGAAAACACATTCGCGAAGTATTCCCTGATCTCAGCCATTTACCTGATCTAAAGTTTCAAAAACACGATGCCCCTGTTCCGAAAGAGGCAGGCATTGTCCTTGCCACTCCGAATGAAGTTTCTTTGGAAAAGGCACCGCAGTTCTTAAAGGAAGGTAGAAAGGTCATTGACCTTTCAGGAACCTTCCGACTCCACAACAAAGAGAAATTCGAAAAGGCATATCAGTTTTCGCATTCTGAATTCGGAATGATGGATCAAGTTGTATATGGACTTCCTGAACTTTTCAGAGAAAAATTAAAGAATGCTCAGTTTGTTTCGAATCCAGGTTGTTATGCGACCTCTGCCATTCTTCCGGTAGCCCTTCTCGGAAACCTTAGAAAAGAAATCCAAGGCCCAGTCATCGTGGATGCCAAATCAGGTGTCAGTGGTGCTGGTGGTAGAACGGAAGAAATCAAATTTGCTTATACCAATGTATATGAAAATTTTCGAGCTTATAAAATTCTCACACACCAACACGAACCAGAAATGGAAGAATATGGTTTTGTGGGAACGGAAGAAAAAGAAATCCACTTCACACCCCATCTACTCCCGATCTATCGAGGGATCCTTGCAACAATCTATCTTTCCTTCCCCAAAGGAATTAGTGCGGAACAAATAAAAGAAAAATTTCAATCAGCTGCAGAGAAAGAACCTTTTGTTCGGCTCTACCAAACTCCAGAAGAAATTGAGATTCGAAAGGTTCAGAATACAAACTTTTTGGATCTTGGATTCCGAATCAAAGGGAATACTTTGGTAATTGTTTCAGCGTTAGACAACCTTGTCAAAGGGGCGGCAGGACAAGCCTTACAGAATTTGAATTTGATGTACGGATATCCGGAAACTGAAGGACTTGTTACCCTTTAA
- a CDS encoding glutathione S-transferase family protein, producing MYKLFSHPRSPYSMRVHIYLRYRNIPYETVTVALDKLENRKRPYLQINPYGKVPTFQDGDFVLAESVAIIRYLEEKHGFPNPFFSEDLQSRAILNQDINRCESEFCFPGSVVYFAKKFLPEEKWDEKRMKDSAKRMGRHLDILEGILESNDYLHENQFGFLEVLYAPFIKNIPMMDIKIPLSVENWTKRVLTNGCVKEVLGE from the coding sequence ATGTATAAGTTATTTTCCCATCCTCGTTCGCCTTATAGTATGCGAGTGCATATTTATTTGCGATATAGAAACATACCTTATGAAACGGTGACTGTCGCATTGGACAAATTGGAAAATAGGAAAAGACCATATTTACAAATCAATCCTTATGGAAAGGTTCCTACATTTCAAGATGGTGACTTTGTTTTGGCAGAATCAGTGGCTATCATCCGTTATTTGGAAGAAAAACATGGCTTTCCAAATCCATTTTTTTCTGAAGACCTCCAATCAAGGGCAATTCTAAACCAAGACATCAACCGTTGTGAGTCCGAATTTTGTTTTCCAGGAAGTGTTGTCTATTTCGCTAAAAAATTTCTGCCAGAAGAAAAATGGGACGAGAAACGAATGAAAGACTCGGCCAAAAGGATGGGAAGGCATTTGGATATTTTGGAAGGGATTTTGGAATCAAATGATTACCTGCATGAAAACCAATTTGGTTTTTTAGAAGTTTTATATGCTCCTTTTATCAAAAATATTCCAATGATGGATATAAAGATTCCGTTGTCAGTTGAGAATTGGACTAAACGTGTGTTGACGAATGGATGTGTAAAAGAGGTTTTAGGAGAATAG
- a CDS encoding lysylphosphatidylglycerol synthase transmembrane domain-containing protein: protein MRKLIFGILVSGIAVYFLSKNFDIKEFERLEGKINWWIFPLLFLSNLWAFVPFSIRWYHLLEKKISFSQSFTTSIIGVGLNMVLPARGGDLVRLIMNKRDTELPLTHLFSRIFLEKVMDLGSVVIIGASALFFMGLGQSKNLNLLLISTLVISGMIVGLVLVRYFLETLRGIAKKGFALIGKHKLYEDKLDHHLVEFSSFLKGDKLLKPVLYSIPTWIFGYAISYYLAGLLIGMPILFPEALLFMFLGGMGVAIPSAPSGIGVFHAAIISGFIIVGRDPGEGLVYATVVHLTQFIITTSLALVAYLYWRLTHKNQTK, encoded by the coding sequence ATGAGAAAATTAATATTTGGAATTTTAGTTTCAGGGATTGCAGTTTATTTTCTTTCAAAGAACTTCGATATCAAAGAATTCGAACGTTTGGAAGGAAAAATCAATTGGTGGATTTTCCCACTACTTTTTCTTTCTAACTTATGGGCCTTTGTCCCGTTTTCCATTCGTTGGTATCATCTTTTAGAAAAAAAGATTAGTTTTTCGCAAAGTTTCACAACCTCCATCATTGGTGTTGGACTCAATATGGTTCTCCCGGCTCGGGGCGGAGACCTTGTTCGCCTCATCATGAACAAACGAGATACGGAACTCCCACTCACTCATCTTTTCAGTCGAATCTTTTTAGAAAAGGTAATGGATCTTGGATCTGTTGTGATCATTGGTGCCTCCGCTCTTTTTTTTATGGGCCTGGGACAATCTAAAAACTTAAACCTACTTCTAATATCCACTCTTGTCATTTCTGGAATGATTGTGGGCCTCGTGTTAGTTCGTTATTTTTTAGAGACTCTGAGAGGCATTGCAAAAAAAGGATTTGCCCTGATCGGTAAACATAAACTTTACGAAGACAAGTTAGACCACCATTTGGTAGAATTTTCCTCATTTCTCAAAGGTGACAAACTCCTGAAACCAGTCCTTTACTCGATACCCACATGGATCTTTGGTTATGCGATATCCTACTACCTTGCCGGGTTACTGATAGGTATGCCGATTCTTTTTCCAGAAGCTTTATTATTTATGTTTCTTGGAGGGATGGGTGTTGCGATCCCTTCTGCTCCGTCAGGAATCGGTGTTTTCCATGCGGCAATCATTTCTGGATTTATCATTGTGGGACGTGATCCTGGGGAAGGACTTGTTTATGCTACTGTCGTCCACCTAACACAATTCATCATCACAACCAGTTTGGCTTTAGTGGCTTATTTGTATTGGCGTTTGACTCACAAAAACCAAACAAAATAA
- a CDS encoding phosphorylase produces MLPFNRNQTLITGAFEGEVGILRASGKFPHLEVMGIGNLEAAINLSQFLSQNQEIQNIIFFGSCGAYEWTGISIGEIVSPNFIYTKELSHALKLSKQIQGNPEFYELVPDKSFQTANCNAPTTITLAEIKNPPESSWESLEVENLELFGIAKVAAKFSVTVTAYLAVTNLVGPQGSTDWAKNWKTLSHSLQNQFLKE; encoded by the coding sequence TTGTTACCCTTTAATCGCAACCAAACACTCATCACAGGAGCATTTGAGGGAGAAGTCGGAATCCTTCGTGCTTCTGGAAAATTTCCCCATCTAGAAGTAATGGGAATTGGAAATTTAGAAGCAGCGATCAATTTATCCCAATTCCTTTCTCAGAATCAAGAGATTCAAAATATTATTTTTTTTGGATCTTGTGGGGCCTACGAATGGACAGGGATTTCTATTGGGGAAATTGTCTCACCAAACTTTATCTATACGAAAGAATTAAGCCACGCACTTAAACTTTCCAAACAAATCCAAGGAAACCCAGAGTTTTATGAGCTGGTTCCAGACAAATCATTCCAAACGGCAAATTGTAATGCGCCCACAACCATCACTTTGGCCGAAATAAAGAACCCACCAGAATCCTCTTGGGAGAGTTTAGAAGTGGAAAACTTGGAACTATTTGGAATCGCGAAGGTGGCCGCAAAATTTTCCGTAACGGTGACGGCTTATTTAGCAGTAACGAATCTAGTGGGGCCGCAAGGATCTACGGACTGGGCCAAAAACTGGAAAACCCTCTCCCATTCCCTGCAAAATCAATTTCTAAAGGAATGA
- a CDS encoding ABC transporter permease: MPNSLTSYFPILVGKKESYVNSVLEVIQLTYISFALRLLFRDRLYSMAYGLVGALVFTFFLLAIRIHFHLYGGVSLTSIVSFDQSPQILFFATSFALMALFFFHCLHGLGDIGVMMAIGGNRLGCIWLHSLSLFFLFLPSFLLAIIINLGSLNPPPDFGIFSELKSIFSCLVLFIALGFLVSVPTIGISSYIDPYKSIRRQK; encoded by the coding sequence ATGCCAAATTCGCTTACTTCCTATTTTCCTATTTTAGTTGGTAAAAAAGAGTCTTACGTCAATTCTGTCCTGGAAGTGATACAACTCACCTACATTTCGTTCGCTCTACGACTTCTCTTCCGGGATCGACTCTATTCGATGGCCTATGGCCTCGTCGGAGCCCTGGTTTTTACATTCTTTTTACTCGCTATTAGGATTCACTTCCATTTGTACGGAGGTGTGTCCCTTACTAGTATCGTTTCCTTTGACCAATCTCCGCAGATTCTTTTTTTCGCTACGAGTTTTGCACTGATGGCTCTCTTTTTCTTCCATTGCCTTCATGGTCTTGGGGATATTGGAGTGATGATGGCCATCGGAGGGAACCGACTGGGATGTATTTGGCTACACTCACTGTCCTTATTTTTCCTATTTCTTCCCAGTTTCCTACTGGCAATCATTATCAATTTAGGAAGTTTGAATCCACCTCCCGACTTTGGGATTTTTAGTGAACTGAAATCCATTTTTTCTTGTTTGGTTCTCTTTATCGCTCTTGGTTTTTTGGTTTCTGTTCCTACCATTGGAATCAGTTCTTATATTGATCCTTACAAATCCATTCGGAGACAAAAATAA
- a CDS encoding YkvA family protein — MDENQKLQFIKSNFWKKIKETGKKIPFLKDVIAMYYCLMDETTSLTAKTSIALALVYFISPIDAIPDVILGLGFTDDAGVIATTLLIIKSQLKPEHYTKANESLSN; from the coding sequence ATGGATGAGAATCAAAAACTCCAATTTATCAAATCCAACTTTTGGAAAAAAATCAAAGAGACGGGCAAAAAAATCCCCTTCCTAAAAGATGTTATCGCCATGTATTATTGTTTGATGGATGAAACTACATCCCTCACCGCCAAAACATCGATTGCCCTCGCTTTAGTTTATTTTATATCACCCATAGATGCAATCCCTGATGTAATTTTGGGGTTAGGGTTTACTGATGATGCAGGAGTGATTGCCACCACCCTACTCATCATCAAATCCCAGCTAAAACCGGAACACTATACCAAAGCAAACGAATCCTTATCGAACTGA